GCACCAACGACGGCATGGGGCCCTACGTGGCCAGCGAAGTGATTCGCCTGATGGTGCGCAAGGGTATCAACCCGGTGCGCGCGCGTGTGCTGATTCTTGGCCTGGCCTTCAAGGAAAACTGTCCTGACCTGCGCAACACGCGCGTGGTCGATATCGTGCAGGCGCTACGCGGCTACAACGCCCAGGTCGACGTGCACGACCCATGGGTCAATGCAGCCGAAGCCGAACACGAATATGCGCTTACGCCCATCGAAACCCCCAGCCACGGCGACTACGACGCGGTGATCATCGCCGTGGGCCATCGCCAATTCACCGCATGGGGGGCCGAAGGCATCCGCGCGTTCGGCAAAGGATCGTCCGTGATTTACGACGTCAAATATGTGTTGCCGCGCGAAGCGGTCGACGGTCGTCTCTAAGGGGTTGCGTCATGAAAGTGTTGGTTACGGGTACGGCAGGCTTTATCGGTTCGCACGTTGCGCAGCGTCTGCTCGAGCGCGGCGACGAAGTGGTAGGCCTGGATAACCTCAGCGATTACTACGACGTCACCCTGAAGAAGGCGCGACTGGCGCGTTTTGCAGACAATCCTGGCTACACGCATATCCAGGCTGACCTGGCCGATCGCGCCGCCGTGGAACAAGCGTTTGCCGAGCACCGCCCGCAACGCGTGGTCCACCTGGCCGCCCAGGCGGGCGTGCGCTATGCCGCGCAGAATCCGCACGTCTACACCAGCAGCAACGTCACCGGCTTTTTGCACATACTGGAAGGCTGCCGCCACAACGGCGTGGAGCATCTCGTATTCGCCTCCACCAGCTCGGTGTACGGCGCAAATACGGCCATGCCCTTCTCCGAACATAAGTCGGCTGAGCATCCGCTCACGCTCTACGCCGCCACCAAGAAGGCGAACGAGCAGATGGCGCACAGCTACGCGCATCTGTACGGCATTCCCTGTACGGGCCTTCGCTTCTTCACCGTGTACGGTCCGTGGGGTCGCCCGGACATGGCCTTGTTCCTGTTCACCCGCGCCATCCTTGCGGGCGAACCGATTCGCGTCTTCAACCATGGCAAGCACAAGCGCAGCTTCACCTATGTCGACGACATCGTCGAAGGCGTGATTCGCACACTGGACAAAGTGCCGCCCATCGACGAACGCTGGGACAGCAATCAGCCGGACCCGGCCAGCAGCGGCGTCGCGCCGTACCGCCTGTTCAACATCGGCAACGAGCGGCCCGTGGAATTGCTGAAGTACATCGAAGTGCTCGAAGCATGCCTCGGCCGAAAGGCCATTATGGAGATGCTTCCGCTGCAACCCGGCGACGTGCCAGACACCGAAGCGGATGTAACGGACCTGATACAGGCCGTTGGCTATAGGCCGCAGGTGTCGGTAGAAACAGGCATCGCCAACTTTGTACGCTGGTACAAGGAGTACTACCGCGTGTGATCGACTAAGGCGAACACCAGTCCGGAACGACTGAGCGTAACGCCAAGGACCTGATCCACGATCAACAGAGCAGTAAACGACGTGGATCCGTAGGGGGTTGGTGTGATCATCGACTACTTGAATGGTGCGCATCCGAAGGATGTGGAAGCCGACCTGTGCATCGTCGGCGCGGGTGCCGCCGGCATTGCCATCGCGCACAGCTTTATCGGCACATCGGTACAAGTGTGCCTACTCGAAAGCGGCGGACTCGGTGGCGAGGACCGCAGCCAGGCACTTTGCGAAGGCAGCTCGTCCGGCCATGTGGAATTCGATCCGGGCACATCGCGCATGCGCGTGTTCGGTGGCAGTTGCAATCTGTGGGGTGGCGGCTGCATCCCGCTGAGCAGCGACGACCTCAAGCCACGCGACTGGGTGCCGCACAGCGGCTGGCCGATCAGCTATGCCGAGCTGGAGCCTTACTACGCGCGTGCACGCTCGTTCTGCCAATTGGGTGACATCACCTTCACCGAGGGCACGTTCACCGAGCCCACCGCGCGCACCGTGCTTCCGTTCGATGACGACAAGCTCATCAACCCGCTGTTCGCACGCTGCAGCATCCTGTTTGGCGATGCCTACCGCGACACGCTCGATCGCGCACCCAACATCAAGGTGCTGCTGCACGCCAACCTGCTCGAACTGATGCCCTCCGCCGATGGCGTGCATGTCCAAGAAGCCGTCATCGGCTCGTTGGGCGGTCAGCGCGGACACGTACGGGCGCGGCACTACGTGCTGGCTTCCGGCGGTATCGAGAATGCACGCTTGCTGTTGCTGTCCAACTCCGTCGTGCAGGAAGGCCTGGGCAATCAGCGCGACGTCGTCGGTCGGTATTTCATGGACCACCCCAGCGGTACGCTGGGCACGCTGACGGCCGACGAGTCGCACCGCGTCACGCGTCCTTATGAGCGCCTGCGTGGCAAGAACGCACCTTCGTCGTTTCCAGAGATCGCATTGTCTCCGGCCTACCAGCGTTCGCAACGCGTACTCAACGGGCGCGTCCATCCCTTTGGCGTGGAAGGCCCACTTCCGCGCGGCATCCGCGCACTGCGCGAACTGCGCACCGCCATGCGCAAAACGGTGCAGGACGAAAACGCGCTGCTGGAAGCGCGCCTTTCCGAAGCGCTGCGCAACGCGCCGCCCGGAGAAGTCATCACCGCACCGTCCAGCCTCGGGCTCACCGCGCTGAAACTCGGCCTGGGCGTCGGCGACATCGCCAAGGCCTTCGTCCACAAGCTCACCGACCGACCAGCGGTACGCAATAGTCATGTCGAGCTGGTCGGCTATTTCGAGCAGGCGCCCAATCCGGAAAGCCGCATCACGCTGAGCAACGACACCGATGTGCTCGGGCAGCGCAAGGTTTGCGTGGACTGGCGCCTTACATCGCTGGATCACCACACCTATCGCCGTTCCGCCACGCTATTCGGTAACGAACTCGCCCGCTCGTGCAACGGACATTTTGCCCTGGCCCCATGGCTGGCCGACGCGGGTCGTGCGGAACCTGACATCCACGGCACCGCCCACCACATCGGCACAACGCGCATGTCCGACAACCCCGGCCAAGGCGTGGTGGATCGCGACTGCAAGGTGCATGGCATGGACAATCTGCATGTCGCCGGCAGCTCGGTCTTTCCCACCGGGGGCTGGGCGTTCCCCACCTTCACCATCGTCGCCCTCAGCCTGCGCCTTGCCGATGAACTGCGCGTCCTGCTGATGAGCGGCTTTTTGTAGTGCGAGGCAAAGGAATGCACGCTGCGATGCTCCCGAAGACGACGTTTTCCCGCTTCACACACCGTGTAGCCGCCGCGCTGCGCGCCTGCCGGTTCGCCCCACCCGCCGCAGGCGAAGCGCGCGTCATCGTCTTCGACAGCGCGCCGTGGTGGCCGCTGCGCGAGGACGCGGCGAGCCTGCTTTCGACCTATGAAGCCGGCCGCGCAGCGCGCTTCCGCCACGCGCTGGACCACGACACCTACACCATCGCCCACGCCTTCTGGCGCGTCGCATTGGGCGCGGCGCTGAATTCTGATCCAGCCGCCGTGGAGCTGGTCCGCTCGGCACACGGCCAGCCCCTGCTTCCGGACAGCGGCCTTTGCACCAGCCTTAGCCATAGCGGCACGATGGTCGCAGTGGCGATCGCCCGTGGTGCCGCTATCGGCGTGGATATCGAAGGGTTTCCTTCGCGCACGCCATTGCACGACCTCACCGGCGCACTATGCACACCCCAGGAAGCCGCAGCGATGTCGGAACTGGACGGCGAAGCGCGTAGCCGCGCACTGCTCGACCTGTGGACGCGCAAGGAAGCCCTGTTGAAGGCTTTCGGCGTAGGCCTGCGCGTACCGCCGTCCACCATCGAGGCACACCTCGACGGCCTGATCGATCCACCCGACGAAGCGAAGGACGCTCCGTCCTGCCGCCTGTTCTCACTATCGATGCCGGTGGGCTGGCTGGGATCTCTCGCCATCACCGGCGACATCGAGCACTACTCGCTGCATCACCTCTAAGAGCTTCTCCACGATTCCCGCTTAGCTCATCCCCCTCACCGTCATTCCGGCGCAGGCCGGAATCCAGTGGCCGCCACGCTAGGTTTTCGCGAAGTAATTCGAGGAATGCCGCTGACCGTCGAGCACGATCAACGCAGTCGCCACTGGATTCCGCCCTGCGCCGGAATGACGGTGAGGAATGAAAGACGCTCAAGCTAGATTGGAAACGGGCTCTGATTCATACGGCCGCGCGCCTCCGCGAAGCTTCCGCATGTAACACCCCTGAGACAGCCGAACAGGCTGTGCCATCGGTAAACCGTTAGTTGCATCGACATGCATGAAGGCGCCGCGATAGCCTCGTTTCAGTCACCGGACGTGGCTGCCAAGGGGAAGTAGGGGGATCGGATGCTTCGTTTTCTACGTCGACAATCCATGCGTTGGCTGGTGCTTCTCGGCTTTTGCGAGCTCGTGCTCCTGGCCCTGTCGCTGACGCTTGCCACTTATCTTCGCTACGCCTACAACCCCGATGAACTCGCCGAGTTCACCGTGCATCTGCCGCAGCGCTCGCTGGTGTTCGCCGTCATCATCCTGATGGGCATGATGGCCCTGGGTCAGTACCAGGCGCACATCCGCATGACGCGCTTTGGGCTGGTGGCACGCCAGTTTGTGGCCTTCGTGCTGGGCGGCGTCCTGCTGGTCGTCGGCTACTACATCGTGCCCCAGGCCTATGTCGGCCGCGGCGTACTCGCTATCGCGCTGGCGCTGGGTTTCATCCTGGTGCTTGGCCTGCGCATGCTGTTTCTGCACCTGGTGGAAGTGGAGGCGTTGAAGCGCCGCGTGCTGATCCTTGGCGCTGGCAGCCGCGCAGCGCAGATCCACAACCAAATGCGCCGACGCACCGATCGCCGTGGTTTCTGCGTGGTGGGCTACATGCCGCGCGCCAACGAAACGATTGCCGTGCCCGAGGATCACCTCATCCGTACCCACATGCCCCTGCATGTCTTCGTGCAGCGCGAGCAGATCGACGAAGTCGTGGTCGGTGTGGACGACCGTCGCGGCCACCTGCCGATGGACGACCTGCTCGAATGCCGCCAACTGGGCATCACTATCACCGATCTCACGTCGTTCTTTGAACGCGAGTCCGGCCGCCTGCAGCTGACCATTCTCGATCCCTCGTGGCTAGTGTTCTCCGGCGGTTTCAACACCACGCCCCTGCGCCAATTGAGCAAGCGCTGTTTCGACCTCGGCGCTGCCACCCTGCTCCTGCTGCTTTGCTGGCCGCTTATGCTGCTGGAAATATTGGCCATCCGCATCGAGTCCGGCGCGGGTCAGCCCGTTCTCTATCGCCAGGAGCGCGTCGGCGCACACGGGCGCACCTTCCTCCTGATGAAGTTCCGCAGCATGCGCACCGACGCAGAGCGCGATGGCGTGGCCCGCTGGGCAGCCAAGAACGATGACCGCGTCACCCGTGTCGGCCGCATCAGCCGCAAGCTGCGCATCGATGAATTGCCGCAACTATGGAACGTACTGAAAGGCGACATGAGCATCGTCGGGCCGCGCCCCGAGCGGCCGCAATTCGTGGCCGATCTCGCCACCCAGATCCGTTACTACAGCCTGCGCCATTGCTTGAAGCCCGGCCTCGCCGGCTGGGCACAACTCAGCTACCCCTACGGCGCCACCGTCGAGGA
This genomic window from Dyella terrae contains:
- a CDS encoding 4'-phosphopantetheinyl transferase family protein; the encoded protein is MLPKTTFSRFTHRVAAALRACRFAPPAAGEARVIVFDSAPWWPLREDAASLLSTYEAGRAARFRHALDHDTYTIAHAFWRVALGAALNSDPAAVELVRSAHGQPLLPDSGLCTSLSHSGTMVAVAIARGAAIGVDIEGFPSRTPLHDLTGALCTPQEAAAMSELDGEARSRALLDLWTRKEALLKAFGVGLRVPPSTIEAHLDGLIDPPDEAKDAPSCRLFSLSMPVGWLGSLAITGDIEHYSLHHL
- a CDS encoding TIGR03013 family XrtA/PEP-CTERM system glycosyltransferase, with the protein product MLRFLRRQSMRWLVLLGFCELVLLALSLTLATYLRYAYNPDELAEFTVHLPQRSLVFAVIILMGMMALGQYQAHIRMTRFGLVARQFVAFVLGGVLLVVGYYIVPQAYVGRGVLAIALALGFILVLGLRMLFLHLVEVEALKRRVLILGAGSRAAQIHNQMRRRTDRRGFCVVGYMPRANETIAVPEDHLIRTHMPLHVFVQREQIDEVVVGVDDRRGHLPMDDLLECRQLGITITDLTSFFERESGRLQLTILDPSWLVFSGGFNTTPLRQLSKRCFDLGAATLLLLLCWPLMLLEILAIRIESGAGQPVLYRQERVGAHGRTFLLMKFRSMRTDAERDGVARWAAKNDDRVTRVGRISRKLRIDELPQLWNVLKGDMSIVGPRPERPQFVADLATQIRYYSLRHCLKPGLAGWAQLSYPYGATVEEAAEKLKYDLFYVKNHNLLLDMLILIQTVEVVLFGRGAR
- a CDS encoding NAD-dependent epimerase produces the protein MKVLVTGTAGFIGSHVAQRLLERGDEVVGLDNLSDYYDVTLKKARLARFADNPGYTHIQADLADRAAVEQAFAEHRPQRVVHLAAQAGVRYAAQNPHVYTSSNVTGFLHILEGCRHNGVEHLVFASTSSVYGANTAMPFSEHKSAEHPLTLYAATKKANEQMAHSYAHLYGIPCTGLRFFTVYGPWGRPDMALFLFTRAILAGEPIRVFNHGKHKRSFTYVDDIVEGVIRTLDKVPPIDERWDSNQPDPASSGVAPYRLFNIGNERPVELLKYIEVLEACLGRKAIMEMLPLQPGDVPDTEADVTDLIQAVGYRPQVSVETGIANFVRWYKEYYRV
- a CDS encoding GMC oxidoreductase, which encodes MIIDYLNGAHPKDVEADLCIVGAGAAGIAIAHSFIGTSVQVCLLESGGLGGEDRSQALCEGSSSGHVEFDPGTSRMRVFGGSCNLWGGGCIPLSSDDLKPRDWVPHSGWPISYAELEPYYARARSFCQLGDITFTEGTFTEPTARTVLPFDDDKLINPLFARCSILFGDAYRDTLDRAPNIKVLLHANLLELMPSADGVHVQEAVIGSLGGQRGHVRARHYVLASGGIENARLLLLSNSVVQEGLGNQRDVVGRYFMDHPSGTLGTLTADESHRVTRPYERLRGKNAPSSFPEIALSPAYQRSQRVLNGRVHPFGVEGPLPRGIRALRELRTAMRKTVQDENALLEARLSEALRNAPPGEVITAPSSLGLTALKLGLGVGDIAKAFVHKLTDRPAVRNSHVELVGYFEQAPNPESRITLSNDTDVLGQRKVCVDWRLTSLDHHTYRRSATLFGNELARSCNGHFALAPWLADAGRAEPDIHGTAHHIGTTRMSDNPGQGVVDRDCKVHGMDNLHVAGSSVFPTGGWAFPTFTIVALSLRLADELRVLLMSGFL